TTTAATGCCCTTTCCGATAAGCGGATGTTTCGCAAAATCCAGCGTTACGAAAGATTCAAATAATTGCGTGGATGGAAGTAACCCTGCATTTTGTTCTTCTATTTAAACCACCTTATGGTGGTTTAAATAGAAGAAGGAAGGGCACAGGGAATTTGAACAAAAGGTTATTTTACAGTATGTAAAAATACATAGTTAGCTACATCAGACTTCAACCATTCTCAAAGTGTGTGCTAACGGACAGGAAGACAATTCGACACTTTTTCCAATGTTGACCGATTTGGTGTACAATGAATGAAAGAAGCTTTTAAAGGAGGAATTAGGTACATGAATATGAAGCAGATGGAACAGATTCGCACTGGTCAAGGGTTCATCGCAGCGTTAGACCAAAGCGGAGGGAGTACACCGAAGGCGCTCCAGCAATACGGCATCGAGCCGAGCCGCTATTCTGGCGACGAGGAGATGTTTGCGCTGGTGCATGAAATGAGATCGCGCATCATCAAGAGCCCTGCGTTTGACGCGACATACATCCTGGGGTCCATACTGTTCGAGAACACTATGGATCGGAAGATCGATGGGTTGTTTACGAGCGACTACTTGTGGGAGAAGAAAGGTATCGTACCTTTTTTGAAGGTTGACAAGGGGCTGGCAGAATCCGACAGCGGCGTGCAGCTGCTAAAGCCGATTCCGGATCTGGACGACTTGCTCCAGCGGGCGGTCGAGCGCAACATCTTCGGAACTAAGATGCGTTCGGTCATCCACGAGGCGAATCCGGAAGGGATTCGCAAGGTAGTGGAACAGCAGTTCGAGCTCGGCAAGCAAATTTGGTCCGCAGGACTTGTCCCCATCATCGAGCCCGAAGTCGATATTAACAGCCTCGACAAAAGAGAAGCGGAACGGATCTTGAAGGACGAAATCTTCAAGCAATTGTCTGCTTTTGCGCCCGATGTGAGCGTTATGCTGAAGCTCTCGATCCCAACCGAGGACGATTTCTACCGTGATTTGATGGACGAACCACACGTGGCTCGGGTCGTCGCACTGTCCGGCGGGTATGACCGGGAAGAAGCCAACGAACGGCTAGCCCGAAATCACGGCTTGATCGCCAGCTTCTCCCGCGCCTTGGCTGAAGGTTTGTCTGATCAACAGTCGGATGAGCAGTTCAACGAGATACTGAGCCGTTCCATTCGGTCCATATACGAAGCGTCGATCTCCTAATGGAGGCGATAGCGGAGCCCGTGATTGCGAGCGGGCTTTTTTGTGCTAGAGGTGCATTCTTTCGCGGCAGCGCTTTTCGTCGCTTTGATTGTTTTCTGTAAAAGTACCACTAAAAAATGGAGTGTCAGGATATGAAATCTCATGAATCCTTTTTAAGGCAGATTCAGTTGAAGAGACAGAGTGTCTCCTCCTATAATCACTATCCATTTCATCTAGGGGTAATTAAAAGTCTCGATAAACTTGATTTCCACCCCAAGGTAACTTATATAGTTGGTGAAAATGGCATGGGAAAATCAACACTAATGGAATCAATCGCAGTAGCGTGGGGGTTTAACGCTGAGGGTGGGTCTATAAACTTTTCATTTTCGACTCGATCTACTCATTCTAACTTGTATGAATTTATTAAATTGATAAAAGGTCCTCATCGACCCAAAGATGGTTTCTTTTTTAGAGCTGAAAGTTACTACAATCTTGCTACACATATTGATGATCTCGATAGTCAATTTTCTTATGGCCGTCCAATTAAAGATTCTTACGGCGGAAAGTCCTTACATGAGCAGTCACATGGTGAGTCTTTTTTTTCAACATTCATCAATCGTTTTGGAGGCAAAGGATTATATATTTTGGATGAGCCAGAGGCTGCATTGTCCCCGCTCCGTCAAATGGCGATGCTTGCTCGAATTCATGATCTAGTTCAACAAAACTCACAATTTATCATTTCAACGCACTCCCCAATCCTTATGGCATATCCGGACTCGGTTATCTATAATCTAAATCCAGATGGGATTGAAGTCAGGTCTTTGGAGGAAACCGATCATTACATGATTATGAGGCAGTTTCTAAATAACAAAGACAACATGCTCAAGCAGTTATTTGAAAATCATTCAAAAG
Above is a genomic segment from Paenibacillus sp. HWE-109 containing:
- a CDS encoding AAA family ATPase — protein: MKSHESFLRQIQLKRQSVSSYNHYPFHLGVIKSLDKLDFHPKVTYIVGENGMGKSTLMESIAVAWGFNAEGGSINFSFSTRSTHSNLYEFIKLIKGPHRPKDGFFFRAESYYNLATHIDDLDSQFSYGRPIKDSYGGKSLHEQSHGESFFSTFINRFGGKGLYILDEPEAALSPLRQMAMLARIHDLVQQNSQFIISTHSPILMAYPDSVIYNLNPDGIEVRSLEETDHYMIMRQFLNNKDNMLKQLFENHSKDE
- a CDS encoding fructose bisphosphate aldolase, coding for MNMKQMEQIRTGQGFIAALDQSGGSTPKALQQYGIEPSRYSGDEEMFALVHEMRSRIIKSPAFDATYILGSILFENTMDRKIDGLFTSDYLWEKKGIVPFLKVDKGLAESDSGVQLLKPIPDLDDLLQRAVERNIFGTKMRSVIHEANPEGIRKVVEQQFELGKQIWSAGLVPIIEPEVDINSLDKREAERILKDEIFKQLSAFAPDVSVMLKLSIPTEDDFYRDLMDEPHVARVVALSGGYDREEANERLARNHGLIASFSRALAEGLSDQQSDEQFNEILSRSIRSIYEASIS